From Phycodurus eques isolate BA_2022a chromosome 13, UOR_Pequ_1.1, whole genome shotgun sequence, a single genomic window includes:
- the arhgap21b gene encoding rho GTPase-activating protein 21 isoform X2 → MFLTLLVSFSLLSSFLNALVFTCSNGSLFFLDTTHLAYSHDAYLRVHSSYSGNACHIPEPPSVCYPRVDCKPTGMAQATDSAGPGIRGSAAPSDYGYRKEITVPPSFPPKSYPKSQMAVCMRNDSVRTTMVVPPEHMGRMGPAHRIDYMEPAFVRGRPASLAQYPHPRKTEVHHGGPGLAPYRGPTPHYPATQRNIDWRTYQTYREYIDNKGIHSHGSRSIQERLDSLRASNQNSFETSHHIPQMGWGPKGIRRRSTSHERSYHGPPPHFQVAPRSASQDRMISSERMSHARNWPPRSMSQDGLMHKRRSHSTDYVDPTEIAQPIERRGYRGADHGMRPSRQSMPRQAVLSRPSVGYNSGQRGPHNPSMYTKGPNSLQNHSPPMLLDRQTHFAKQTSGDQNANHSGHKNHQGHNRVRAESMQPVEAKRDVTFVGKRSSSCSTQKQMPQRSGILKPSREDSQSQATGRSLSESGVVMRPKPPSGMNPSPLRHPSYILAVNDDEGADSTADVAACWLPNDARREMHIRRLGERYTSCSSNLDESLDSIPFIDEPVSPSVDKNAAPIPPSAVISVPPSIATGPSSPDSPCPPIRRQLSHDQESLRSALLESESASQTERSKSYDEGLDNCQEDGRGRSSSRHMPSLRGLRKALDGHKSSGDSGSNRDSSADIFSDSSKEGLLNFRQLCTDKNKRVSGGMKSWKQMYAVLQGHTLTLFRDRKDALSHVTTLPDEEPLRISIKACLIDISYSDTRRKNVLRLTTSDCEYLFQAEGREDMLTWIRVIQENSNPDEENATVTSQDLISRKIKEYNMMSAPSSRSEPSPKTSRQSLSIKQAFLGGKTDSKSHSPHSPKSEERRALRDEASPPRDRGAWKIGIPGIMRKPFEKKTPAGVTFGVRLDDCPPAQSNRFVPLIVEVCCNVVEDRGLEYTGIYRVPGNNAAISNMQEELNTKGIADIDVQEDKWRDLNVISSLLKSFFRKLPEPLFTNEKYADFIEANRTENSVERLKELKKLIQELPDHHYETLKFLCAHLKRVSDNCEKNKMEPRNLAIVFGPTLVRTSEDNMTNMVNHMPDQCKIVENLIQQYDWFFTEDCDEDPVTTAEQESTVQSQPVPNIDHLLSNIGRTAVSPGEVSDSACSDSSKSKSLWGSGKDQCSKEMLRSSFFVSRKRKKSKDKAQPSSSDDDLDAFPRKEILGESQQQSPWSPASRTEEDEREEGTSETEQPRNSSEEQLDKADETEVPPELRASSRLAGSPFASPPPSPSFNGHAAAAVAHQASLSDPPSNYDDTVSDLGTMNSTSSRASAPRTRRCRTAPLGQDAGAGGPAAEVCSITSDYSTTSSMTFMTGGELNTLSPEVRSVAESRGGDDDADDERSELFSEGRPAETDSESDISVFAAASADRRAPQEAPRPLASHRLIDCDTLSRKKAARQKTDSESSLDGPRADKDSNRLSLVSGKGRSTGSLSSSSRGELDKAEPAWKLKITDRLKVRLRVSVDDMFGVGSQRSVEGRSKKNNIRRRHTMGGQRDFAELAVLGDWPHQALCSGSRSELSAVDRLRPKCSSQDFSIGDWIARERHRASNPEVSLDLAEQQGALCLGSGPHSSSELSHRAAEALNGGAPQAKSLSLSATAHPHKLASSQVVHSRFYQYL, encoded by the exons ATGTTTCTCACACTGCTGGTATCCTTCTCTCTTCTGTCTTCATTTCTTAACGCTCTTGTTTTCACATGCTCGAATGGCAGCCTTTTTTTCCTGGATACAACTCATCTG GCCTACTCCCATGATGCCTACCTCCGTGTCCACAGCAGCTACAGTGGAAATGCCTGTCACATTCCTGAGCCGCCCTCTGTATGCTACCCAAGAGTAGACTGTAAGCCTACGGGCATGGCCCAAGCCACAGACTCAGCGGGTCCGGGCATCAGGGGCTCAGCAGCACCTTCCGACTATGGGTACCGCAAGGAGATCACTGTGCCCCCATCCTTCCCTCCTAAGTCATATCCAAAAAGTCAGATGGCGGTGTGCATGCGCAACGACAGTGTGAGGACGACAATGGTGGTTCCACCTGAGCATATGGGACGTATGGGTCCAGCACATAGAATAGATTACATGGAACCTGCATTTGTGAGGGGGAGGCCTGCGTCATTAGCGCAGTATCCTCATCCGCGAAAGACAGAGGTCCATCACGGCGGGCCAGGACTTGCTCCATATAGAGGCCCCACACCTCACTACCCAGCCACCCAACGAAATATTGATTGGCGAACCTACCAAACGTATAGGGAATACATTGACAACAAAGGAATCCATTCTCATGGTAGTCGTAGTATCCAGGAGAGGCTTGATAGCCTGCGAGCTTCCAatcaaaatagttttgaaaCTTCACATCACATTCCCCAAATGGGCTGGGGTCCGAAGGGGATCCGCCGAAGGAGTACTTCCCATGAACGCTCTTACCACGGACCGCCCCCCCACTTCCAAGTTGCCCCACGCAGTGCCTCCCAGGACCGCATGATCAGTTCCGAAAGGATGAGCCACGCCAGGAACTGGCCACCAAGGAGCATGTCTCAAGATGGCCTTATGCATAAAAGACGGTCACACTCCACAGACTATGTTGACCCAACAGAGATTGCTCAGCCCATTGAGAGAAGAGGATATCGAGGAGCAGATCATGGTATGAGGCCCAGCAGACAGTCTATGCCGAGACAGGCCGTGCTGTCCAGGCCTTCTGTTGGATACAACAGTGGCCAGAGGGGGCCACACAATCCTTCTATGTACACTAAAGGACCCAATTCTCTCCAGAACCACTCCCCACCCATGCtcttagacagacagacacatttTGCGAAGCAAACAAGTGGTGACCAAAATGCAAACCATTCTGGCCACAAAAACCATCAAGGCCACAACAGAGTGAGAGCTGAAAGCATGCAACCTGTTGAGGCCAAGAGGGATGTAACCTTTGTAGGGAAAAGGTCCTCTTCATGCTCCACCCAAAAACAGATGCCTCAGCGGTCTGGCATCCTCAAACCGAGCCGTGAAGATTCTCAAAGCCAGGCGACTGGACGTAGCCTCTCTGAGTCCGGGGTCGTCATGAGGCCTAAGCCGCCGTCTGGAATGAACCCCAGCCCTCTGCGCCACCCCTCCTACATCCTTGCTGTGAATGATGACGAGGGGGCAGATTCCACTGCCGACGTCGCGGCATGCTGGCTTCCCAACGACGCACGTCGGGAGATGCATATACGTCGCCTCGGGGAACGTTACACCTCCTGCTCCAGCaacctggatgagtcattggaTTCTATTCCATTCATCG ATGAGCCCGTCAGCCCCAGTGTTGACAAGAATGCTGCTCCTATTCCACCCTCCGCTGTCATATCTGTCCCACCATCAATAGCCACAGGTCCTTCTAGTCCTGACTCACCATGTCCTCCCATTCGCCGACAGCTGTCACATGACCAAG AGTCCCTGAGAAGTGCTTTGCTGGAGTCAGAATCTGCCAGTCAAACTGAGCGGTCTAAATCCTACGATGAAGGTCTGGATAATTGCCAAGAAGACGGGAGAGG ACGATCTTCTAGTAGGCATATGCCAAGTCTCAGAGGCCTGAGAAAG GCACTGGATGGGCATAAATCGTCCGGGGACTCTGGATCTAATAGGGATTCCTCTGCAGATATCTTTTCTGACTCTTCCAAGGAAGGGTTGCTCAACTTTAGGCAGCTTTGTACCGATAAAAATAAG CGTGTTAGTGGAGGGATGAAGTCATGGAAGCAGATGTATGCAGTTCTACAAGGTCACACACTAACCCTCTTCAGGGACAGGAAAGATGCGCTATCGCACGTCACCACGCTGCCCGACGAGGAGCCGCTACGAATCAGCATTAAGGCATGCCTGATTGACATCTCCTATAGCGACACACGGCGCAAGAATGTGCTGCGTCTGACAACCTCCGATTGCGAGTACTTGTTCCAGGCTGAAGGGAGGGAAGACATGTTGACCTGGATTCGAGTCATTCAGGAAAACAGTAATCCAGATGAAGAG AATGCTACGGTAACAAGTCAGGATTTGATCAGTCGAAAGATCAAAGAATACAACATGATGAG CGCGCCCAGCAGTAGGTCTGAACCTTCGCCCAAAACCTCCCGTCAGTCCTTGAGCATCAAACAAGCCTTTTTGGGAGGGAAGACCGACAGCAAGAGCCACAGCCCCCATTCCCCCAAATCAGAAGAGCGGAGGGCACTGAGAG ATGAGGCTAGTCCACCGAGGGACAGAGGTGCATGGAAAATTGGCATCCCGGGGATCATGAGAAAACCATTCGAAAAGAAGACACCGGCTGGCGTCACATTTGGAGTGCGGCTGGATGACTGTCCACCCGCACAGAGCAATAGG TTTGTTCCCCTGATCGTGGAGGTGTGTTGTAATGTGGTGGAGGACAGAGGCTTGGAGTACACGGGGATCTACAGAGTTCCTGGAAACAACGCCGCCATCTCTAACATGCAGGAGGAACTCAACACTAAAGGCATTGCTGACATCGACGTCCAAGAAGAT AAATGGAGAGATCTTAATGTCATCAGTAGTTTACTCAAGTCTTTTTTCCGGAAACTACCCGAACCCCTGTTTACAAATG AGAAGTATGCTGACTTTattgaagccaacagaacagaGAACTCCGTTGAGAGACTTAAGGAGCTGAAGAAGCTG ATCCAGGAACTGCCTGATCACCACTATGAAACCCTAAAATTTCTCTGTGCTCACCTCAAGAGGGTGTCTGACAACTGTGAGAAAAACAAG ATGGAACCTCGAAATCTGGCCATTGTGTTTGGCCCGACGCTGGTCCGAACCTCCGAGGACAACATGACAAACATGGTCAACCACATGCCTGACCAGTGCAAGATAGTTGAGAACCTGATCCAACAGTATGACTGGTTCTTCACTGAAGACTGCGATGAAGATCCTGTT ACGACGGCGGAGCAGGAAAGCACAGTGCAGTCTCAGCCTGTGCCCAACATCGACCACCTGCTCTCCAACATCGGACGGACTGCGGTGTCGCCGGGCGAAGTCTCAG ATTCAGCATGTAGTGACTCCTCCAAATCAAAG AGCCTCTGGGGGTCTGGGAAGGATCAGTGTAGCAAAGAGATGCTGCGCTCTTCCTTTTTCGTCAGCCGCAAGCGCAAGAAGTCCAAAGACAAAGCGCAGCCCAGCAGTTCGGATGACGACCTGGACGCTTTCCCCAGGAAGGAGATCCTGGGAGAGAGCCAGCAGCAGTCTCCTTGGTCTCCAGCGAGTCGCACTGAGGAGGATGAGAGGGAGGAGGGCACCAGCGAGACAGAGCAGCCGAGAAACAGCTCTGAGGAACAGCTCGACAAAGCCGACGAGACCGAGGTGCCTCCCGAACTCAGAGCCTCCTCACGTCTCGCCGGTTCTCCGTTCGcgtcaccccccccctccccgagcTTCAACGGCCACGCGGCGGCAGCGGTCGCACACCAGGCCTCGCTGTCGGACCCGCCCTCCAACTACGACGACACGGTGTCCGACCTCGGTACAATGAACAGCACCAGCTCCCGGGCCTCCGCACCAAGAACCAGACGCTGCAGGACGGCGCCCCTGGGACAGGATGCGGGCGCCGGCGGGCCAGCAGCCGAAGTGTGCTCCATCACCTCCGACTACTCCACCACGTCGTCCATGACCTTCATGACCGGCGGCGAGCTCAACACCCTGAGTCCGGAAGTGCGCTCCGTGGCGGAGAGCAGGGGAGGGGACGACGACGCCGACGACGAGCGGAGCGAGCTCTTCAGCGAGGGCCGGCCCGCCGAGACAGACAGCGAAAGCGACATTTCCGTCTTCGCCGCGGCGTCGGCCGACCGCCGAGCCCCGCAGGAGGCCCCGCGACCGTTGGCCTCCCACAGGCTCATCGACTGCGACACGCTCTCCAGAAAGAAAGCCGCTCGACAGAAGACCGACAGCGAGTCCTCGCTGGATGGCCCTCGCGCCGACAAAGATTCCAACAGACTGTCGCTGGTTTCAGGCAAGGGTCGCTCCACCGGCAGCCTCAGCTCGTCGTCCCGCGGTGAGCTGGATAAGGCGGAGCCGGCGTGGAAACTGAAGATCACTGACCGGCTGAAAGTGCGTCTGCGCGTGTCAGTGGACGACATGTTCGGCGTGGGCAGCCAGCGGAGCGTCGAGGGCCGCAGTAAGAAGAACAACATCCGGCGCAGACACACCATGGGCGGGCAGAGGGACTTTGCCGAGCTGGCGGTTCTGGGCGACTGGCCGCATCAGGCCCTCTGCTCGGGCTCCCGCTCTGAGCTGTCGGCCGTGGACCGCCTGAGACCCAAATGCAGCTCCCAGGACTTCTCCATTGGCGACTGGATCGCACGCGAACGCCATCGCGCCAGCAATCCCGAGGTGAGCCTGGACCTGGCTGAGCAGCAGGGGGCGCTGTGCCTAGGCAGCGGTCCTCACAGCTCCTCGGAACTCTCGCATCGCGCTGCCGAGGCTTTGAACGGCGGCGCGCCGCAGGCTAAGAGTCTGAGCTTGTCGGCCACGGCGCACCCGCACAAACTGGCGAGTTCCCAGGTGGTCCACTCGCGCTTCTATCAGTACCTGTGA
- the arhgap21b gene encoding rho GTPase-activating protein 21 isoform X1 yields MMASRWAQSCDDDLERQQARSSFCENDSAEWRGLDPREEESFSWPRPKTVLLRRTCHGFGFTLRHFIVYPPESSTHYFLGEDVGRRGRQRNRLEPMDTIFVKQVKEGGPAHGAGLCTGDRIVKVNGASIIGKAYCEVISLIQDSGDFLELCVMPKDEDILQLAYSHDAYLRVHSSYSGNACHIPEPPSVCYPRVDCKPTGMAQATDSAGPGIRGSAAPSDYGYRKEITVPPSFPPKSYPKSQMAVCMRNDSVRTTMVVPPEHMGRMGPAHRIDYMEPAFVRGRPASLAQYPHPRKTEVHHGGPGLAPYRGPTPHYPATQRNIDWRTYQTYREYIDNKGIHSHGSRSIQERLDSLRASNQNSFETSHHIPQMGWGPKGIRRRSTSHERSYHGPPPHFQVAPRSASQDRMISSERMSHARNWPPRSMSQDGLMHKRRSHSTDYVDPTEIAQPIERRGYRGADHGMRPSRQSMPRQAVLSRPSVGYNSGQRGPHNPSMYTKGPNSLQNHSPPMLLDRQTHFAKQTSGDQNANHSGHKNHQGHNRVRAESMQPVEAKRDVTFVGKRSSSCSTQKQMPQRSGILKPSREDSQSQATGRSLSESGVVMRPKPPSGMNPSPLRHPSYILAVNDDEGADSTADVAACWLPNDARREMHIRRLGERYTSCSSNLDESLDSIPFIDEPVSPSVDKNAAPIPPSAVISVPPSIATGPSSPDSPCPPIRRQLSHDQESLRSALLESESASQTERSKSYDEGLDNCQEDGRGRSSSRHMPSLRGLRKALDGHKSSGDSGSNRDSSADIFSDSSKEGLLNFRQLCTDKNKRVSGGMKSWKQMYAVLQGHTLTLFRDRKDALSHVTTLPDEEPLRISIKACLIDISYSDTRRKNVLRLTTSDCEYLFQAEGREDMLTWIRVIQENSNPDEENATVTSQDLISRKIKEYNMMSAPSSRSEPSPKTSRQSLSIKQAFLGGKTDSKSHSPHSPKSEERRALRDEASPPRDRGAWKIGIPGIMRKPFEKKTPAGVTFGVRLDDCPPAQSNRFVPLIVEVCCNVVEDRGLEYTGIYRVPGNNAAISNMQEELNTKGIADIDVQEDKWRDLNVISSLLKSFFRKLPEPLFTNEKYADFIEANRTENSVERLKELKKLIQELPDHHYETLKFLCAHLKRVSDNCEKNKMEPRNLAIVFGPTLVRTSEDNMTNMVNHMPDQCKIVENLIQQYDWFFTEDCDEDPVTTAEQESTVQSQPVPNIDHLLSNIGRTAVSPGEVSDSACSDSSKSKSLWGSGKDQCSKEMLRSSFFVSRKRKKSKDKAQPSSSDDDLDAFPRKEILGESQQQSPWSPASRTEEDEREEGTSETEQPRNSSEEQLDKADETEVPPELRASSRLAGSPFASPPPSPSFNGHAAAAVAHQASLSDPPSNYDDTVSDLGTMNSTSSRASAPRTRRCRTAPLGQDAGAGGPAAEVCSITSDYSTTSSMTFMTGGELNTLSPEVRSVAESRGGDDDADDERSELFSEGRPAETDSESDISVFAAASADRRAPQEAPRPLASHRLIDCDTLSRKKAARQKTDSESSLDGPRADKDSNRLSLVSGKGRSTGSLSSSSRGELDKAEPAWKLKITDRLKVRLRVSVDDMFGVGSQRSVEGRSKKNNIRRRHTMGGQRDFAELAVLGDWPHQALCSGSRSELSAVDRLRPKCSSQDFSIGDWIARERHRASNPEVSLDLAEQQGALCLGSGPHSSSELSHRAAEALNGGAPQAKSLSLSATAHPHKLASSQVVHSRFYQYL; encoded by the exons ATGATGGCATCACGTTGGGCTCAGTCTTGTGATGACGATCTCGAGCGACAACAAGCGAGATCGTCGTTCTGTGAG AATGACTCTGCCGAGTGGAGAGGCTTGGACCCGAGAGAAGAGGAATCATTTTCTTGGCCGAGACCCAAAACGGTGCTTCTGCGTCGTACTTGTCACGGATTTGGCTTTACCCTACGGCACTTCATTGTGTACCCGCCGGAGTCATCCACGCACTACTTCCTG GGGGAAGATGTTGGGCGTAGag GGAGACAGCGGAACAGGCTCGAGCCGATGGACACTATTTTCGTGAAGCAAGTCAAGGAGGGCGGTCCTGCACATGGAGCTGGCCTCTGTACAG GTGATCGCATTGTGAAGGTGAATGGCGCAAGTATCATTGGGAAAGCATACTGTGAGGTTATATCTTTGATCCAAGACAG CGGTGACTTTTTGGAACTTTGTGTGATGCCCAAAGATGAGGACATACTACAGCTG GCCTACTCCCATGATGCCTACCTCCGTGTCCACAGCAGCTACAGTGGAAATGCCTGTCACATTCCTGAGCCGCCCTCTGTATGCTACCCAAGAGTAGACTGTAAGCCTACGGGCATGGCCCAAGCCACAGACTCAGCGGGTCCGGGCATCAGGGGCTCAGCAGCACCTTCCGACTATGGGTACCGCAAGGAGATCACTGTGCCCCCATCCTTCCCTCCTAAGTCATATCCAAAAAGTCAGATGGCGGTGTGCATGCGCAACGACAGTGTGAGGACGACAATGGTGGTTCCACCTGAGCATATGGGACGTATGGGTCCAGCACATAGAATAGATTACATGGAACCTGCATTTGTGAGGGGGAGGCCTGCGTCATTAGCGCAGTATCCTCATCCGCGAAAGACAGAGGTCCATCACGGCGGGCCAGGACTTGCTCCATATAGAGGCCCCACACCTCACTACCCAGCCACCCAACGAAATATTGATTGGCGAACCTACCAAACGTATAGGGAATACATTGACAACAAAGGAATCCATTCTCATGGTAGTCGTAGTATCCAGGAGAGGCTTGATAGCCTGCGAGCTTCCAatcaaaatagttttgaaaCTTCACATCACATTCCCCAAATGGGCTGGGGTCCGAAGGGGATCCGCCGAAGGAGTACTTCCCATGAACGCTCTTACCACGGACCGCCCCCCCACTTCCAAGTTGCCCCACGCAGTGCCTCCCAGGACCGCATGATCAGTTCCGAAAGGATGAGCCACGCCAGGAACTGGCCACCAAGGAGCATGTCTCAAGATGGCCTTATGCATAAAAGACGGTCACACTCCACAGACTATGTTGACCCAACAGAGATTGCTCAGCCCATTGAGAGAAGAGGATATCGAGGAGCAGATCATGGTATGAGGCCCAGCAGACAGTCTATGCCGAGACAGGCCGTGCTGTCCAGGCCTTCTGTTGGATACAACAGTGGCCAGAGGGGGCCACACAATCCTTCTATGTACACTAAAGGACCCAATTCTCTCCAGAACCACTCCCCACCCATGCtcttagacagacagacacatttTGCGAAGCAAACAAGTGGTGACCAAAATGCAAACCATTCTGGCCACAAAAACCATCAAGGCCACAACAGAGTGAGAGCTGAAAGCATGCAACCTGTTGAGGCCAAGAGGGATGTAACCTTTGTAGGGAAAAGGTCCTCTTCATGCTCCACCCAAAAACAGATGCCTCAGCGGTCTGGCATCCTCAAACCGAGCCGTGAAGATTCTCAAAGCCAGGCGACTGGACGTAGCCTCTCTGAGTCCGGGGTCGTCATGAGGCCTAAGCCGCCGTCTGGAATGAACCCCAGCCCTCTGCGCCACCCCTCCTACATCCTTGCTGTGAATGATGACGAGGGGGCAGATTCCACTGCCGACGTCGCGGCATGCTGGCTTCCCAACGACGCACGTCGGGAGATGCATATACGTCGCCTCGGGGAACGTTACACCTCCTGCTCCAGCaacctggatgagtcattggaTTCTATTCCATTCATCG ATGAGCCCGTCAGCCCCAGTGTTGACAAGAATGCTGCTCCTATTCCACCCTCCGCTGTCATATCTGTCCCACCATCAATAGCCACAGGTCCTTCTAGTCCTGACTCACCATGTCCTCCCATTCGCCGACAGCTGTCACATGACCAAG AGTCCCTGAGAAGTGCTTTGCTGGAGTCAGAATCTGCCAGTCAAACTGAGCGGTCTAAATCCTACGATGAAGGTCTGGATAATTGCCAAGAAGACGGGAGAGG ACGATCTTCTAGTAGGCATATGCCAAGTCTCAGAGGCCTGAGAAAG GCACTGGATGGGCATAAATCGTCCGGGGACTCTGGATCTAATAGGGATTCCTCTGCAGATATCTTTTCTGACTCTTCCAAGGAAGGGTTGCTCAACTTTAGGCAGCTTTGTACCGATAAAAATAAG CGTGTTAGTGGAGGGATGAAGTCATGGAAGCAGATGTATGCAGTTCTACAAGGTCACACACTAACCCTCTTCAGGGACAGGAAAGATGCGCTATCGCACGTCACCACGCTGCCCGACGAGGAGCCGCTACGAATCAGCATTAAGGCATGCCTGATTGACATCTCCTATAGCGACACACGGCGCAAGAATGTGCTGCGTCTGACAACCTCCGATTGCGAGTACTTGTTCCAGGCTGAAGGGAGGGAAGACATGTTGACCTGGATTCGAGTCATTCAGGAAAACAGTAATCCAGATGAAGAG AATGCTACGGTAACAAGTCAGGATTTGATCAGTCGAAAGATCAAAGAATACAACATGATGAG CGCGCCCAGCAGTAGGTCTGAACCTTCGCCCAAAACCTCCCGTCAGTCCTTGAGCATCAAACAAGCCTTTTTGGGAGGGAAGACCGACAGCAAGAGCCACAGCCCCCATTCCCCCAAATCAGAAGAGCGGAGGGCACTGAGAG ATGAGGCTAGTCCACCGAGGGACAGAGGTGCATGGAAAATTGGCATCCCGGGGATCATGAGAAAACCATTCGAAAAGAAGACACCGGCTGGCGTCACATTTGGAGTGCGGCTGGATGACTGTCCACCCGCACAGAGCAATAGG TTTGTTCCCCTGATCGTGGAGGTGTGTTGTAATGTGGTGGAGGACAGAGGCTTGGAGTACACGGGGATCTACAGAGTTCCTGGAAACAACGCCGCCATCTCTAACATGCAGGAGGAACTCAACACTAAAGGCATTGCTGACATCGACGTCCAAGAAGAT AAATGGAGAGATCTTAATGTCATCAGTAGTTTACTCAAGTCTTTTTTCCGGAAACTACCCGAACCCCTGTTTACAAATG AGAAGTATGCTGACTTTattgaagccaacagaacagaGAACTCCGTTGAGAGACTTAAGGAGCTGAAGAAGCTG ATCCAGGAACTGCCTGATCACCACTATGAAACCCTAAAATTTCTCTGTGCTCACCTCAAGAGGGTGTCTGACAACTGTGAGAAAAACAAG ATGGAACCTCGAAATCTGGCCATTGTGTTTGGCCCGACGCTGGTCCGAACCTCCGAGGACAACATGACAAACATGGTCAACCACATGCCTGACCAGTGCAAGATAGTTGAGAACCTGATCCAACAGTATGACTGGTTCTTCACTGAAGACTGCGATGAAGATCCTGTT ACGACGGCGGAGCAGGAAAGCACAGTGCAGTCTCAGCCTGTGCCCAACATCGACCACCTGCTCTCCAACATCGGACGGACTGCGGTGTCGCCGGGCGAAGTCTCAG ATTCAGCATGTAGTGACTCCTCCAAATCAAAG AGCCTCTGGGGGTCTGGGAAGGATCAGTGTAGCAAAGAGATGCTGCGCTCTTCCTTTTTCGTCAGCCGCAAGCGCAAGAAGTCCAAAGACAAAGCGCAGCCCAGCAGTTCGGATGACGACCTGGACGCTTTCCCCAGGAAGGAGATCCTGGGAGAGAGCCAGCAGCAGTCTCCTTGGTCTCCAGCGAGTCGCACTGAGGAGGATGAGAGGGAGGAGGGCACCAGCGAGACAGAGCAGCCGAGAAACAGCTCTGAGGAACAGCTCGACAAAGCCGACGAGACCGAGGTGCCTCCCGAACTCAGAGCCTCCTCACGTCTCGCCGGTTCTCCGTTCGcgtcaccccccccctccccgagcTTCAACGGCCACGCGGCGGCAGCGGTCGCACACCAGGCCTCGCTGTCGGACCCGCCCTCCAACTACGACGACACGGTGTCCGACCTCGGTACAATGAACAGCACCAGCTCCCGGGCCTCCGCACCAAGAACCAGACGCTGCAGGACGGCGCCCCTGGGACAGGATGCGGGCGCCGGCGGGCCAGCAGCCGAAGTGTGCTCCATCACCTCCGACTACTCCACCACGTCGTCCATGACCTTCATGACCGGCGGCGAGCTCAACACCCTGAGTCCGGAAGTGCGCTCCGTGGCGGAGAGCAGGGGAGGGGACGACGACGCCGACGACGAGCGGAGCGAGCTCTTCAGCGAGGGCCGGCCCGCCGAGACAGACAGCGAAAGCGACATTTCCGTCTTCGCCGCGGCGTCGGCCGACCGCCGAGCCCCGCAGGAGGCCCCGCGACCGTTGGCCTCCCACAGGCTCATCGACTGCGACACGCTCTCCAGAAAGAAAGCCGCTCGACAGAAGACCGACAGCGAGTCCTCGCTGGATGGCCCTCGCGCCGACAAAGATTCCAACAGACTGTCGCTGGTTTCAGGCAAGGGTCGCTCCACCGGCAGCCTCAGCTCGTCGTCCCGCGGTGAGCTGGATAAGGCGGAGCCGGCGTGGAAACTGAAGATCACTGACCGGCTGAAAGTGCGTCTGCGCGTGTCAGTGGACGACATGTTCGGCGTGGGCAGCCAGCGGAGCGTCGAGGGCCGCAGTAAGAAGAACAACATCCGGCGCAGACACACCATGGGCGGGCAGAGGGACTTTGCCGAGCTGGCGGTTCTGGGCGACTGGCCGCATCAGGCCCTCTGCTCGGGCTCCCGCTCTGAGCTGTCGGCCGTGGACCGCCTGAGACCCAAATGCAGCTCCCAGGACTTCTCCATTGGCGACTGGATCGCACGCGAACGCCATCGCGCCAGCAATCCCGAGGTGAGCCTGGACCTGGCTGAGCAGCAGGGGGCGCTGTGCCTAGGCAGCGGTCCTCACAGCTCCTCGGAACTCTCGCATCGCGCTGCCGAGGCTTTGAACGGCGGCGCGCCGCAGGCTAAGAGTCTGAGCTTGTCGGCCACGGCGCACCCGCACAAACTGGCGAGTTCCCAGGTGGTCCACTCGCGCTTCTATCAGTACCTGTGA